A genome region from Aedes albopictus strain Foshan unplaced genomic scaffold, AalbF5 HiC_scaffold_67, whole genome shotgun sequence includes the following:
- the LOC115261472 gene encoding zinc finger protein 98, whose translation MITLKKHMRAHRIEMEKTLPYACELCPRKFETEKARNKHERLHGRKKIVVRREKGRDEELLAFYKRVWCDICETENNETREFENFSDLKCHIIADHNKTPYLKCPICFKKNVCRQQLIVHIDVHENPDRYRCDICGEVNQFLERHKAKVHGNREPESDEKNYGCEHCGKMFRCETNLKNHIDRVHGLKDVMCDICNKPFSKKALGAHKRSAHTDEQFMCEQCPKMFKTRSGLESHKGEHDADLRKPVKCELCGKEMRRGASLAKHMKVIHTIGDPVNCNMCGKQFRTKFHMMRHRANTCAATINSRPFKCEICGKGFSMRLTMNEHMTTHTRTSLYQCAFCFKTFGYISNLYKHRKKAHPEEWQEVQARPDQGIATFIEMRN comes from the exons ATGATCACTCTTAAAAAGCACATGCGTGCCCACCGGATAGAAATGGAGAAGACATTGCCGTACGCGTGTGAACTTTGTCCCCGGAAGTTTGAAACCGAAAAGGCCAGAAACAAACACGAACGGCTGCACGGGCGCAAGAAGATTGTGGTCCGGAGGGAAAAGGGCCGCGACGAAGAACTGTTGGCGTTCTATAAGAGGGTCTGGTGTGACATCTGCGAGACGGAGAACAACGAAACTCGCGAGTTTGAGAACTTTTCGGATCTGAAGTGCCACATAATAGCGGATCACAACAAGACACCATACTTGAAGTGTCCCATTTGCTTCAAGAAAAACGTCTGCAGGCAGCAACTCATTGTGCACATAGATGTTCACGAAAACCCGGATCGATACAG GTGCGACATATGCGGTGAGGTAAATCAATTCCTTGAAAGGCACAAGGCAAAAGTTCACGGTAATCGGGAACCGGAAAGCGACGAGAAGAACTACGGCTGCGAACATTGTGGAAAAATGTTCCGCTGTGAAACGAACCTAAAGAATCACATTGACCGGGTCCATGGTCTGAAGGATGTTATGTGCGACATTTGTAATAAACC ATTCAGCAAAAAGGCCCTCGGCGCTCACAAACGGTCGGCGCACACGGACGAGCAATTCATGTGCGAACAGTGCCCGAAAATGTTCAAAACTCGTAGTGGGCTGGAGTCGCACAAGGGTGAACACGACGCCGATCTGCGCAAGCCGGTCAAGTGCGAACTGTGCGGCAAGGAGATGCGCCGTGGGGCGAGCTTGGCCAAACACATGAAGGTGATCCACACGATCGGAGATCCGGTGAACTGCAACATGTGCGGCAAACAGTTCCGCACGAAGTTCCATATGATGCGTCACCGGGCCAACACGTGCGCGGCCACGATCAATTCCAGGCCGTTCAAATGCGAGATTTGCGGAAAGGGATTCTCCATGCGGCTCACCATGAACGAACATATGACGACCCACACGAGGACCAGCTTGTACCAGTGTGCTTTCTGCTTCAAGACGTTTGGCTACATTTCCAATCTGTACAAGCATCGTAAAAAGGCTCATCCCGAGGAATGGCAAGAGGTGCAAGCGAGGCCGGATCAGGGTATAGCCACTTTTATTGAGATGAGAAATTGA
- the LOC109427210 gene encoding uncharacterized protein LOC109427210 isoform X3 produces MYCTLAFELPVPLNSKRTETICSIKNCSNNKSPSKKTKIYSFPKLDTTNYVRRVLSEKRLLLWCQMVNRRTQWDKLCSLHFVSGTMADLTDVENVDWIPTVNVNKKARFTDHVAYFNLYNLISLVKESDSTGKCVTIDTCNKPQQDARSVANTISSTVSKPKKEPVPIAPRCEERASGADLQIPIAPKISVRMRCILCLASTALRPLNEDHRKAIDLLFKNKLQVDSKLICTTCSKAVLDFFIFYNKVLDSQQKAKLGKGKSVVKVDQVRPLKRVSPADGEQASVAPEAKKPRSTNENATVMHKFQCKICYVTFTSEKGLTDHLCSAHKVKISCKLCKNSFSPDDFKDHKADCFAQNKAQRKPQRATAVPATATTPSAASKPKVKPTVPTVIVVPKPNEKHSCYICKEFYTPSEMTAHVKTHINTVPKHDPIKDFVTCKQCNKAFRKQNMSRHLESHERHRNQMGQLITEDESKEQTVCDKCGKLIGRFGLEAHRATTCGDVEVSSCDSHLIKGHVNKVHWMVLVKCRFCPNEYTSKDLATNHERRSHREAWEEKNREGVKRFDLDRDQSDAMLSIQTNTNEEQDSETCPVGFNVHGAKSHIEAHVRKSHSSDYLSIAMSDSIVSCGEDVVEDFSAAEDFDAAQYISTVLGSSTPEADAI; encoded by the exons CCTAAATTGGACACCACTAATTACGTGCGCCGCGTGTTGTCTGAGAAACGGCTTCTGCTCTGGTGCCAAATGGTGAATCGGCGCACTCAGTGGGATAAG CTGTGTAGTCTACATTTTGTCTCCGGAACCATGGCGGATTTGACAGATGTGGAAAATGTCGATTGGATTCCAACGGTCAACGTGAACAAGAAAGCCCGTTTCACGGATCACGTCG CTTACTTCAATCTGTACAATTTAATCTCCCTGGTCAAGGAATCGGACTCGACCGGAAAGTGCGTAACAATCGACACATGTAACAAGCCCCAGCAAGATGCAAGATCTGTAGCAAACACTATTAGTTCGACAGTGTCTAAACCGAAGAAGGAACCAGTACCCATCGCACCGAGGTgcgaagaacgtgcctctggagccgacctacagaTACCCATCGCACCGAAGATTTCCGTGCGGATGAGATGCATCCTGTGTCTGGCATCCACAGCGTTAAGGCCGTTGAACGAGGATCACAGGAAAGCCATTGATTTGCTCTTCAAAAAC AAACTTCAAGTTGATAGCAAGTTAATCTGTACCACGTGCAGTAAGGCCGTGTTAGATTTTTTCATATTCTACAACAAAGTTCTCGACAGTCAGCAGAAGGCCAAACTTGGAAAGGGGAAGTCCGTCGTAAAAGTTGACCAGGTCAGGCCGCTAAaacgagtttctccagcagatggTGAGCAAGCATCGGTGGCACCGGAAGCAAAGAAACCCCGATCGACCAATGAGAATGCAACGGTGATGCACAAATTTCaatgtaaaatttgttatgtgACGTTTACCTCAGAAAAGGGGCTTACCGACCATCTATGTTCGGCACATAAGGTGAAAATCAGCTGCAAACTCTGCAAGAATAG TTTTTCTCCCGACGATTTTAAAGACCACAAAGCGGATTGTTTTGCTCAAAACAAAGCGCAGCGGAAACCCCAGAGAGCTACCGCAGTACCAGCTACGGCTACCACCCCAAGTGCGGCGTCGAAACCCAAGGTCAAACCGACGGTACCGACCGTAATCGTTGTGCCAAAACCTAACGAGAAGCATTCTTGctatatttgtaaagaatt TTACACTCCAAGTGAAATGACCGCGCATGTGAAAACGCATATCAACACAGTGCCTAAGCACGACCCGATAAAGGACTTTGTAACATGCAAGCAGTGCAACAAGGC CTTCCGAAAGCAGAACATGAGCCGACACTTGGAATCGCACGAACGCCATCGCAACCAAATGGGTCAACTTATCACGGAGGACGAAAGCAAAGAACAAACCGTGTGCGACAAATGCGGCAAACTGATTGGCAGATTTGGACTCGAAGCCCATCGGGCGACAACCTGCGGAGACGTTGAAGTGTCGTCATGTGATTCACACTTGATAAAG GGTCACGTTAACAAGGTGCACTGGATGGTGCTGGTAAAGTGCCGTTTCTGCCCGAATGAGTACACTAGCAAAGATCTCGCCACGAACCACGAGAGGCGGTCCCATCGGGAGGCATGGGAAGAAAAGAACCGTGAGGGTGTCAAACGATTTGATCTGGACCGGGACCAGTCGGATGCAATGCTCAGTATTCAAACAAATACAAACGAAGAGCAAGACTCGGAAACGTGTCCGGTCGGTTTTAATGTGCACGGCGCAAAGTCGCACATCGAAGCGCATGTACGAAAATCCCATTCTTCCGATTATCTATCGATAGCGATGAGTGACAGCATCGTCAGCTGCGGCGAGGACGTTGTGGAAGATTTTAGCGCTGCGGAAGACTTCGACGCTGCACAGTACATTAGCACGGTACTGGGTTCGAGTACACCTGAGGCGGATGCAATATAA
- the LOC115254074 gene encoding nucleosome assembly protein 1-like 1 codes for MEATTETNAPVLRSEEEESLIRQISNLDLRIKQMKKITAMPPNIRIKIETLKKIQLDLLEKEAEFHQKVHMLEVDFQKHYEEMYEKRRQIVNGTYIPKLEGIPEPSDDAADQAQGLPEFWLTVFKMTPVLQAMIREADEDALKRLIDVRVQVKNDPQPSFVLQFEFEPNDYFNDRILEKKYLMKCCPSSEKPFAFNGFEIYDTIGQEINWKEGANLTKLAVEDKDGQKVEMVTNSFFNFFNPKPLFMTDPILSVQFLETDFEIGYYIKERVIPRATLFYIGEVDDDLDDISDSTDGESLRGVTSLESDKGAVSKHANSEEDTSMKG; via the coding sequence ATGGAAGCAACGACTGAAACGAATGCTCCCGTCCTACGTTCCGAAGAGGAAGAATCCTTGATCCGGCAAATCTCGAACCTGGACCTACGAATCAAGCAAATGAAGAAAATTACAGCCATGCCGCCGAACATCCGGATCAAGattgaaacgttgaaaaagatTCAGCTGGACCTGTTGGAAAAGGAAGCCGAGTTCCACCAGAAGGTGCACATGCTCGAGGTTGATTTTCAGAAGCACTACGAAGAGATGTACGAAAAGCGCCGGCAGATCGTCAACGGTACCTACATTCCGAAACTGGAAGGTATTCCGGAACCGTCGGATGACGCAGCAGATCAGGCCCAAGGTTTGCCGGAGTTTTGGTTGACTGTGTTCAAGATGACACCCGTTCTGCAAGCGATGATTCGGGAGGCGGACGAGGATGCTCTGAAGCGGCTGATCGACGTCAGGGTCCAGGTCAAAAACGATCCTCAGCCATCCTTTGTGCTTCAGTTCGAATTCGAGCCCAACGATTATTTCAACGATCGCATTCTGGAGAAGAAATATCTTATGAAATGCTGCCCAAGCTCGGAGAAGCCGTTTGCGTTCAACGGTTTTGAAATCTACGACACCATCGGTCAGGAGATAAACTGGAAAGAGGGGGCCAATCTGACCAAGCTGGCTGTCGAGGACAAAGACGGCCAAAAAGTTGAGATGGTGACCAACAGCTTCTTCAACTTCTTTAACCCAAAACCCCTGTTCATGACGGATCCCATTCTGAGTGTGCAGTTCTTGGAAACGGACTTCGAGATCGGCTACTACATCAAGGAACGAGTCATCCCGCGGGCTACACTTTTTTACATCGGCGAAGTGGATGACGATTTGGACGATATTTCGGATTCGACCGACGGGGAGAGCCTCCGAGGTGTTACCAGCTTAGAATCGGACAAGGGCGCGGTTTCGAAGCATGCCAACAGCGAAGAGGATACTTCAATGAAGGGGTGA